In Nocardioides marinus, one DNA window encodes the following:
- a CDS encoding type VII secretion protein EccB — protein VGLGSGSAQAVRVPREWLELFPRGGDLAEETFGLGRLGQAAPDQPDGVRVGDYATATDGSGLLVDDDGALQPLTPFAAALWRTLDVSPDRGRRPTERELDGASAPPAYDAARWPGGALTASAGQGCALLEASSDRPPLVRLAGAPQGEASAETLLDRDQRSVHVAPGAGAYVVSGEWGEVAPAEGGRRFVVDQKGRVDALVGEDTPFLLGYAEHPAPLVPSAWLELFAPGVALSQEAALCPPGASSEDGSCA, from the coding sequence GGTCGGGCTCGGCAGCGGGTCCGCCCAGGCCGTCCGGGTGCCCCGCGAGTGGCTCGAGCTCTTTCCCCGCGGGGGAGACCTGGCGGAGGAGACCTTCGGACTCGGGCGGCTCGGGCAGGCCGCTCCCGACCAGCCGGACGGCGTACGCGTGGGCGACTACGCCACCGCTACCGACGGCAGCGGGCTGCTCGTCGACGACGACGGCGCACTCCAGCCGCTCACGCCGTTCGCGGCGGCGCTGTGGCGCACCCTCGACGTCTCGCCCGACCGCGGCCGCCGCCCCACCGAGCGGGAGCTCGACGGAGCGTCGGCCCCTCCGGCGTACGACGCAGCGCGGTGGCCGGGCGGTGCGCTCACCGCGTCCGCGGGCCAGGGCTGCGCGCTGCTCGAGGCCTCCAGCGACCGCCCGCCGCTGGTGCGTCTCGCGGGTGCCCCGCAGGGAGAGGCCTCGGCCGAGACCCTCCTCGATCGTGACCAGCGGTCGGTGCACGTCGCCCCCGGTGCCGGCGCCTACGTCGTGTCGGGGGAGTGGGGCGAGGTCGCACCGGCCGAGGGTGGGCGCCGTTTCGTCGTCGACCAGAAGGGCCGCGTCGACGCGCTGGTGGGGGAGGACACCCCGTTCCTGCTGGGGTACGCCGAGCATCCTGCCCCGCTGGTGCCGAGCGCCTGGCTGGAGCTCTTCGCGCCCGGCGTCGCGCTCTCGCAGGAGGCGGCGCTGTGCCCACCGGGCGCGTCGTCCGAGGACGGCTCGTGCGCCTGA
- a CDS encoding S8 family serine peptidase, which produces MRLTARPLVVAALLATGWPVATAAPAAAEDVDCLAVAEGDPRPSTDLASAPLVGMGVDLAQDRLRRSGARPAGAGVTVAVLSSGISRDAGLPMAAGGTSVVGPGPVVDPTGTVVAGLVAGPERAAGLPVGVAPGVELVDVRVHDRVAPTSQDEAGPTAEALAEGLAHVRDRLPEVDVVVVPLQVGHDARVRQVVTDLVGAGVLVVAQAGDRPADTSAEDGDRLSVLSEQLPGEDAGPLVAPASVEGVVAAGPVPEEAQAPLRSTALDVVAPSAGAVSTSLAGGTCVVGEVRSAWSAAYVAGLLALLRSAHPDESSAELVARLVGTADGRPDVRSPLTGAGQVRALAALTATPGEVADGLEAVFATDTALPPAAGAATAPVAAGDPLAAAREQAVWWGLLGGGVLLLALLLRPLVRRAG; this is translated from the coding sequence GTGCGCCTGACCGCCCGGCCCCTCGTGGTCGCCGCCCTCCTGGCGACCGGCTGGCCGGTGGCGACGGCGGCCCCCGCGGCCGCGGAGGACGTCGACTGCCTCGCGGTGGCCGAGGGCGATCCGCGCCCGAGCACCGACCTGGCGAGCGCGCCGCTGGTGGGGATGGGCGTGGACCTGGCCCAGGACCGCCTGCGGCGCTCCGGCGCGCGGCCGGCCGGCGCCGGGGTCACCGTGGCGGTGCTCTCCTCCGGCATCTCCCGCGACGCCGGTCTGCCAATGGCCGCCGGCGGGACGTCGGTGGTGGGGCCCGGGCCCGTGGTCGACCCGACCGGCACGGTCGTGGCCGGGCTCGTGGCCGGGCCGGAGCGGGCCGCCGGCCTGCCGGTGGGCGTCGCTCCGGGCGTCGAACTGGTCGACGTCCGCGTCCACGACCGGGTTGCTCCGACGAGCCAGGACGAGGCCGGCCCGACGGCCGAGGCGCTGGCCGAGGGCCTCGCCCACGTCCGCGACCGGCTCCCCGAGGTGGACGTGGTGGTGGTCCCCCTCCAGGTCGGGCACGACGCCCGCGTCCGCCAGGTCGTGACCGACCTGGTCGGGGCGGGCGTGCTGGTCGTGGCCCAGGCCGGTGACCGTCCCGCCGACACCTCGGCCGAGGACGGCGACCGGCTCTCGGTGCTCTCCGAGCAGCTGCCGGGTGAGGACGCCGGCCCGCTGGTCGCTCCAGCCTCCGTCGAGGGCGTCGTGGCCGCAGGCCCGGTGCCCGAGGAGGCACAGGCTCCGCTGCGGTCGACCGCGCTCGACGTGGTCGCCCCGTCGGCCGGCGCGGTCTCGACCTCGCTGGCCGGCGGCACGTGCGTGGTCGGGGAGGTCCGTTCGGCCTGGTCCGCGGCGTACGTCGCCGGGCTGCTCGCCCTGCTGCGAAGCGCCCACCCCGACGAGTCCTCCGCCGAGCTGGTGGCGCGCCTGGTCGGCACCGCCGACGGTCGCCCCGACGTCCGATCGCCGCTCACCGGGGCCGGTCAGGTCCGCGCCCTGGCTGCCCTCACCGCGACCCCGGGGGAGGTGGCCGACGGCCTCGAGGCCGTCTTCGCGACGGACACGGCCCTGCCCCCGGCAGCCGGCGCGGCGACCGCCCCCGTGGCCGCGGGCGACCCGCTCGCCGCCGCCCGGGAGCAGGCGGTGTGGTGGGGACTGCTGGGTGGGGGAGTGCTGCTGCTGGCGCTGCTGCTGCGCCCGCTCGTGCGCCGCGCGGGCTGA